From the Solanum pennellii chromosome 4, SPENNV200 genome, one window contains:
- the LOC107016273 gene encoding receptor kinase-like protein Xa21 isoform X2, which translates to MSGLLYLDVSQNSTEGGFPSDIGVRKAIVEIHLSSNHFSGMIPSRLGKLQNLQHLDLSNNSFFGQIPLSFGNLVSLDFLNLSLNALSGTIPKSLGKLSYLKSINVSFNGLEGEIPGDGVFANPTLQSFLGNKGLCGMHILEISVYAITNPGKQSKHKEVMLKIVTPMVISSLVIFLLVLIWVMKRQKKGKSKDVEKVTEIMTHQLVSYHMIQRATNNFDESNLIGVGSSCYVYKGTLSSGTAVAIKVLDLENEQVCKRFDIECEVMRNVRHRNLVPVITTCSSDCIRAFVLQFMPNGSLENRLYREDFHLSLHQRVTIMLDVAMAIEYLHHGHVTPIVHCDLKPANVLLDEDIVAHVGETIRV; encoded by the exons ATGAGTGGTCTTCTCTATTTAGATGTGTCACAAAATTCTACAGAGGGAGGTTTTCCATCAGATATTGGAGTACGGAAAGCCATTGTAGAAATACATCTTTCCAGTAACCACTTTTCAGGAATGATACCAAGCAGATTGGGAAAACTCCAAAACCTGCAGCATCTTGACCTGTcgaataattcattttttggcCAAATTCCATTATCCTTTGGCAACTTGGTAAGCTTGGATTTCTTAAATTTGTCTTTAAATGCATTGTCAGGTACTATTCCTAAGTCTTTGGGAAAACTCTCATACCTTAAAAGCATTAATGTTTCATTCAATGGTTTAGAAGGTGAGATACCTGGTGATGGTGTGTTTGCAAATCCCACTTTGCAATCATTTCTCGGGAACAAAGGTCTTTGCGGAATGCACATATTGGAGATTTCTGTTTATGCTATCACTAATCCTGGAAAACAATCAAAGCATAAGGAGGTTATGCTAAAAATTGTTACTCCAATGGTTATTTCATCCTTGGTGATATTCTTGTTGGTTTTAATTTGGGTAATGAAACGACAGAAGAAAGGAAAATCCAAAGATGTTGAAAAGGTAACGGAGATCATGACTCATCAATTAGTTTCTTATCACATGATTCAACGAGCaacaaataattttgatgaatccaATTTAATTGGTGTGGGAAGCTCTTGCTATGTGTACAAAGGCACATTATCTAGTGGAACTGCAGTGGCCATTAAGGTTTTGGATCTGGAAAATGAGCAAGTATGCAAGAGGTTTGATATCGAATGTGAGGTGATGAGAAATGTTAGACACAGAAATCTTGTTCCAGTGATTACTACATGTTCTAGTGACTGTATAAGGGcctttgttcttcaatttatgCCCAACGGGAGTCTTGAGAATAGGTTGTACAGAGAAGATTTCCACTTGAGTCTTCATCAAAGAGTCACCATAATGCTTGACGTGGCAATGGCAATTGAATATCTACATCATGGTCATGTCACTCCAATAGTTCATTGCGACTTAAAGCCAGCCAACGTTCTTTTGGATGAAGATATAGTGGCTCATGTTGGTGAAACTATAA GGGTATGA
- the LOC107016273 gene encoding receptor kinase-like protein Xa21 isoform X1 — translation MSGLLYLDVSQNSTEGGFPSDIGVRKAIVEIHLSSNHFSGMIPSRLGKLQNLQHLDLSNNSFFGQIPLSFGNLVSLDFLNLSLNALSGTIPKSLGKLSYLKSINVSFNGLEGEIPGDGVFANPTLQSFLGNKGLCGMHILEISVYAITNPGKQSKHKEVMLKIVTPMVISSLVIFLLVLIWVMKRQKKGKSKDVEKVTEIMTHQLVSYHMIQRATNNFDESNLIGVGSSCYVYKGTLSSGTAVAIKVLDLENEQVCKRFDIECEVMRNVRHRNLVPVITTCSSDCIRAFVLQFMPNGSLENRLYREDFHLSLHQRVTIMLDVAMAIEYLHHGHVTPIVHCDLKPANVLLDEDIVAHVGETISKSMAHTETLDTLGYMAPWV, via the exons ATGAGTGGTCTTCTCTATTTAGATGTGTCACAAAATTCTACAGAGGGAGGTTTTCCATCAGATATTGGAGTACGGAAAGCCATTGTAGAAATACATCTTTCCAGTAACCACTTTTCAGGAATGATACCAAGCAGATTGGGAAAACTCCAAAACCTGCAGCATCTTGACCTGTcgaataattcattttttggcCAAATTCCATTATCCTTTGGCAACTTGGTAAGCTTGGATTTCTTAAATTTGTCTTTAAATGCATTGTCAGGTACTATTCCTAAGTCTTTGGGAAAACTCTCATACCTTAAAAGCATTAATGTTTCATTCAATGGTTTAGAAGGTGAGATACCTGGTGATGGTGTGTTTGCAAATCCCACTTTGCAATCATTTCTCGGGAACAAAGGTCTTTGCGGAATGCACATATTGGAGATTTCTGTTTATGCTATCACTAATCCTGGAAAACAATCAAAGCATAAGGAGGTTATGCTAAAAATTGTTACTCCAATGGTTATTTCATCCTTGGTGATATTCTTGTTGGTTTTAATTTGGGTAATGAAACGACAGAAGAAAGGAAAATCCAAAGATGTTGAAAAGGTAACGGAGATCATGACTCATCAATTAGTTTCTTATCACATGATTCAACGAGCaacaaataattttgatgaatccaATTTAATTGGTGTGGGAAGCTCTTGCTATGTGTACAAAGGCACATTATCTAGTGGAACTGCAGTGGCCATTAAGGTTTTGGATCTGGAAAATGAGCAAGTATGCAAGAGGTTTGATATCGAATGTGAGGTGATGAGAAATGTTAGACACAGAAATCTTGTTCCAGTGATTACTACATGTTCTAGTGACTGTATAAGGGcctttgttcttcaatttatgCCCAACGGGAGTCTTGAGAATAGGTTGTACAGAGAAGATTTCCACTTGAGTCTTCATCAAAGAGTCACCATAATGCTTGACGTGGCAATGGCAATTGAATATCTACATCATGGTCATGTCACTCCAATAGTTCATTGCGACTTAAAGCCAGCCAACGTTCTTTTGGATGAAGATATAGTGGCTCATGTTGGTGAAACTATAAGTAAGTCCATGGCACATACCGAGACGTTGGACACTCTTGGGTACATGGCACCAT GGGTATGA